In a single window of the Anas acuta chromosome 24, bAnaAcu1.1, whole genome shotgun sequence genome:
- the LOC137844219 gene encoding membrane cofactor protein-like: MRALRGLMGPLLAVAVLVLQPAGSLELQCQVPLIAHGRLRPVHNFTSGGAAMVECDAGYVPAGTGTVRCLSSGRWQPRVPACVPGRCPSPPALSYADRSPQREFLVGSTVTYFCRNGYTMIPEVSPTITCLKNFTWSSIPTLCQMVQCPNPTISHGQEINVKDAKYTFGRQAAFQCDPGYVLWGSRRAQCGSDGTWSPPVPFCDKVCDPPPQITSGQHTASRSDLFPYGYEVKYSCAAGLSLIGDESIYCTSTDGENLGWSGSAPECRVVRCPRPDVEHGRMAPPRHTFPYGVSVRFSCDEGFVLRGDAETWCAANSTWQPPLPSCVPVQCPEPQVVNGRLKNARDSKTRYPANTTVTFECLHGYHFSGGGPAAFGDTGTATCLADGKWTPLPKCKKQGEADICEEVGDIKAAFECGVPMEEVRTLLEVQKLFLEIQKLKVELGLSNKVIL; the protein is encoded by the exons agctgcagtgtcAGGTCCCACTTATCGCACACGGACGGCTGAGACCCGTGCACAACTTCACCTCGGGTGGCGCGGCCATGGTCGAGTGCGATGCTGGCTATGTCCCCGCGGGCACCGGCACCGTGCGGTGCCTGTCCAGCGGCAGGTGGCAGCCACGGGTGCCCGCCTGTGTCCCAG GTCGCTGCCCTTCGCCTCCTGCCCTCAGCTACGCCGACCGAAGCCCTCAGCGCGAGTTCCTGGTCGGTTCGACCGTCACCTACTTCTGCAGAAACGGGTACACTATGATCCCTGAAGTATCTCCGACAATTACTTGTCTCAAAAATTTCACCTGGTCCTCAATCCCAACGCTTTGCCAGA TGGTGCAGTGTCCGAACCCCACCATCAGCCACGGGCAGGAGATCAACGTGAAGGACGCCAAGTATACCTTCGGGCGCCAGGCAGCGTTTCAGTGCGACCCTGGCTACGTGCTGTGGGGCAGCCGGAGGGCTCAGTGCGGGTCTGACGGGACGTGGAGCCCCCCTGTTCCGTTCTGCGATAAGG TCTGTgacccccctccccaaatcaccAGCGGGCAGCACACAGCCTCGAGATCGGACCTCTTCCCCTACGGCTACGAGGTGAAGTACAGCTGTGCCGCGGGTCTGTCCCTCATCGGGGACGAGTCCATCTACTGCACCTCCACCGACGGGGAGAACCTGGGGTGGAGCGGCTCTGCCCCGGAGTGCAGGG TGGTTCGCTGCCCCAGGCCTGATGTTGAGCACGGAAGGATGGCTCCACCGAGACACACGTTCCCCTACGGGGTGTCCGTGCGCTTCTCCTGCGATGAAGGCTTCGTGCTGCGCGGTGATGCTGAGACCTGGTGTGCGGCCAACAGCACCTGGCAGCCGCCGCTGCCCTCCTGCGTCCCAG TTCAGTGTCCGGAACCGCAAGTTGTCAATGGAAGGCTGAAAAACGCCAGGGACAGTAAAACGCGGTACCCAGCAAACACGACTGTTACTTTCGAGTGCCTCCATGGGTACCACTTCTCTGGTGGAGGACCTGCTGCTTTCGGAGACACCGGGACAGCCACGTGCCTGGCTGATGGCAAGTGGACACCGCTGCCCAAGTGT AAGAAGCAAGGAGAGGCTGATATTTGTGAAGAGGTTGGGGATATTAAAGCTGCCTTTGAGTGCGGTGTGCCCATGGAGGAAGTGAGAACTCTGCTGGAAGTACAAAAACTGTTCCTGGAGATTCAAAAACTGAAGGTGGAACTTGGGCTCTCGAATAAGGTCATCCTGTAA